Proteins encoded in a region of the Oscarella lobularis chromosome 5, ooOscLobu1.1, whole genome shotgun sequence genome:
- the LOC136187769 gene encoding uncharacterized protein isoform X2 produces MNLLRAVVLALLLWTAVSQNSTTSVPTTRTTLEPTTHETTFVPSGSSDNKNDLKRQPLFPPINVAAVAVSPFSVRVTWDLPLNRPSDEFLDGYNVMYYSLDDMSSHGSVILANGSTLRTAIENLKPFRRYAVSVAIKVTELGNFEWSNFSQAVIVRTKPSNPSTPALGVRVLIVGRTFAAIAWDKPDPDGFNGILTDYKVELTDEANNRTFIDHVGDNGTWLNFTNLFPLREYDVRVFVINTEGEGPPSTETVKFRTKAPLFEFAPENITAAVLSSTAVLVEWSPLNDVEFPDNFTSSGDFTSSGDFTIVTGYNIYYRADGESLRRRYDVDDVDASNATLTGLRPFTYYTITMDAATERGLSVEGPDPPLRVRTEEDVPNVPRLLSVARECRGCKPAQLSVRWENLSVADRNGVITAYEIKYAGDEFDTDPHSFNVSENVNSSTLSALEEYVVYDVKIRAYTSAGPGLFSANLSERTYAARPASPVVLSIQNVSSNSSIDGLAGLNLTWSNPPPRDHNGLFVGIRICFYCFSSYDLNQTACDCAGETASLKSGTEFVITNLTSYSWYDVFVYAVSQDGPGGSEYMSWSHPSIVLTAEDRPTGAPWNMSAVGIVGGKELLVTWTELLCTAVNGLLEKYVIYYQRENESAIQSVTASPSCTIYTLSNLEPLGEYSVWMRAFTGAGGGLPTPIVRARTTRVCECYLPGSMNENCNLTTGQCLCRDGADGHNCDACILSRKPFLNITECLETIDNTPFNCLDPPRGWPDQCNDVALPSRPPARLHVSETILSGDRALRDHVSIYWNGWTCFFTCPLTYTWKVYILERRDNFLEIPPRFSQSHRIDPRYPIFIQSFIHPLSGMNLIELTVDHGSLTSVVRSLILVDTVEGSSVALSTRHKLQFTSAEYKNWQTDQRRQDLSVSWENHFYNTYIKRNPSLLFPIERPQFGYDVVTPPLSFSGIQTYNYSGIVSFELSLYQNNATCERLIASQNFTALYQNWVYSHPTSFQSGETYKVQMTAKDIFGHHAFSSALIHTDFTPPSITDVIVWRRKRSLIKDLDFCSGGRTGSVFTLEFTAMDEESGIETIEWTILESKSSSASKGRTGKISSQNQSQCFDRDESSTCYCATDGVCVLKTFTSGLEGLETLLDSNRFYLTIRANSRSGLTATWEKENFVTRGAVLSPTLESLTPAIRMMTVTWSLDRSPTRFLVIVCQTECETCLEVSVDGSQRETVVPDLEPVTTYKVQITAFEGNNSGLSESGETTTREDSPDRSPVDIAVATLPDKEALVVWKPPDPSQQNGNITKYKVAVEIEYSLDQWVLAQAEIDIVAPQTNATVRNLFSRQEYRVRVSATTAVGFGPSSDPYEFTTPEDVPDEPPANVSLARITKSSITISWEAIPSNSRNGVIRDYVVTYVPQVGGESEETVTVPGTETSATFSGLLPFTLYILKVSGRTSKGLGPVSDDLIVRTSEGISGPPSFGRAYPVSLTAISMSWAAPSEPRGEILDYRIFVFSSSNRRRRDLVSLASFANFTAQRDETNIIISNLTEGTNYSIYMQARTSQELGEKSALVHVATPTQIPEAPRGLTARSHTPKSISVSWLAPSVGKISHYVIVYSVADYQRGRKQNVTTSEKSYELDGLSPYTLYRIEVNAEGGNASAVTFAYTLEGTPGPLGSFRIPVVGASSVFLEWEPPRSPNGRIGYSYRITQTAKGWSTDIDLRPGELSSPDGPFFQWRVANLTGYTEYQLSMRAFNIPFHHQGLTSDLLVIRTNQGKPGPPEAVRVDATRRATLLLSWSPPKTPNGIITLYEITTQWANATGTPKTFKIIHENSPTARFQEVEGLQYPAQYSIIIRARTISGEGAGSKPFLMFTKFVDPDDRTPRNVSHWDLTSTSVTLTWQRPLYPNLLNYTLAIRIDPSLPFLEQVINANETNASVKELKPNTLFSATLVPGYADGSLGDTDLHYFQTPPSAPSSAPRNFTVSRTNESSTLLLSWISPLESDLNGVLCRYVARYSPVNSPDDKRSINIGAGDHEALLTELMPYTVHRTGEGVPDKPDIRVVGRNSTWVKLAWEVKSNGILLRVEVNISFDQGHVHNTSNVTGEAEFFGLEPYHRYTVRIRAHSGRGAGAFGTQNVSTCEAAPQSAAVIHNCEALQGDQGKVKAIRLNYTDVSMSDWRGERRGYRVNLFKGNETGMIGKVFNDTKYIGKTVGGSDVLDLDESTIDLDQWYTVTMEAETVADCGQTNVGPSSDLCHLLIPAPESDMTMTIAVAVSLAVLVLIVLFVICVRKKHRQAKVEVMQPQDIQEQHQNLNNGETRWLMAWPTYDEFQFRKDRLQMAEELGEGQFGKVYFAWATGIVRGEERTQVAVKTMKRGSSQETAEDFRKEMEIMMDFDHPNIVRLLGICTHDEPLYLITELMKHGDLKAYIQKARPNEVHPRPFLSIAQLIDIATQAASGAAYLASRKFVHRDIAARNCLVGENDDQLSVKISDFGMARDVYQEEYYRRRGGMMPIRWMAPEAITDGKYTVESDVWSLGVLLWEIFVLGCQPYFGKSNEQVIGGILQGSLSLECPPLCPRSVFQLMLRCWERNPSERITSEVVASSLQNMIDLGGTSTSYLDMTPTQSKPPVHVDYTPMSPVTPSGTKLDPMFEEEALLSQSKSAYLDMSGGDVPKKEKKKLSSQGTDYANAVQDLCGTSASYLDMTPTQSKLSVQEDYTPMSPATPSGTKLEPMFEEEPLLPQSKNGYVDMSGADVPSAPSGQKRITYVEVQPKEREEVEQKKKLASRNPAAYANVTVSTEDLEAAAAETGSTGKDDIL; encoded by the exons ATGAATTTGCTTCGAGCCGTTGTTCTAGCCTTGTTGCTTTGGACGGCAGTTTCTcagaattcgacgacgtctgtGCCAACGACTCGGACAACACTGGAACCTACAACGCATGAAACAACGTTTGTGCCAAGTGGAAGTTCGGATAATAAGAACGATCTGAAAAGGCAGCCTCTTTTTCCTCCGATCAACGTAGCTGCTGTCGCCGTGAGCCCTTTTTCCGTCCGTGTGACGTGGGATCTCCCTTTGAATCGACCGAgtgacgaatttctcgacggATACAATGTTATGTATTATTCATTAGACGACATGTCGTCACATGGAAGCGTCATTCTTGCCAACGGAAGCACGCTCCGGACAGCGATAGAAAATCTAAAGCCATTCAGACGCTACGCCGTCTCTGTAGCAATCAAAGTTACAGAGTTAGGAAACTTTGAATGGAGTAATTTCTCCCAGGCAGTAATCGTCAGAACGAAACCGTCAA ATCCTTCAACGCCTGCTCTTGGCGTCAGAGTGCTCATCGTTGGTCGGACATTCGCCGCGATTGCATGGGACAAGCCGGATCCCGACGGGTTCAATGGAATTCTGACCGACTATAAAGTTGAACTTACGGACGAGGCGAATAATAGGACGTTTATCGATCACGTCGGCGACAATGGAACGTGGTTGAATTTCACGAATCTGTTCCCGCTCCGCGAATACGACGTACGAGTGTTTGTAATCAACACGGAAGGCGAAGGGCCTCCAAGCACAGAAACGGTGAAATTTCGAACGAAGGCGCCTT TGTTTGAGTTTGCGCCTGAAAATATTACTGCTGCCGTCTTATCTTCTACTGCCGTTTTGGTCGAGTGGTCGCCTCTAAACGATGTCGAATTTCCGGACAATTTCACCTCATCTGGCGATTTCACCTCATCTGGCGATTTCACCATTGTCACCGGCTACAACATATATTATCGTGCTGATGGAGAGTCGCTGCGAAGAcgatacgacgtcgacgacgtcgacgcgagcaACGCAACGCTGACAGGTCTTAGACCGTTTACCTACTACACGATCACGATGGATGCGGCTACTGAAAGAGGCTTGAGTGTGGAAGGACCTGATCCACCTCTGAGAGTTCGGACGGAAGAGGACG TTCCAAACGTACCGCGTCTTTTGTCAGTTGCACGAGAGTGTCGCGGCTGCAAACCGGCTCAGCTTAGCGTCCGTTGGGAAAATCTCTCTGTCGCCGATCGAAATGGGGTGATCACTGCTTATGAGATTAAATACGCAGGAGACGAGTTCGATACCGATCCGCATTCTTTCAATGTCAGCGAAAACGTTAATTCTTCGACTCTATCTGCCCTGGAAGAGTACGtagtttatgacgtcaaaattcgaGCTTATACAAGCGCTGGTCCGGGTCTTTTCTCTGCAAATCTTTCTGAAAGAACTTATGCAG CTCGTCCTGCAAGTCCGGTAGTTCTTTCTATTCAGAACGTCAGTTCCAATTCCAGCATTGACGGTTTGGCTGGTCTCAATCTGACTTGGTCTAACCCTCCTCCAAGAGATCATAATGGATTGTTTGTGGGAATACGCAtttgtttttattgtttttcgaGTTACGACCTCAATCAAACGGCGTGTGATTGCGCTGGCGAAACGGCTTCTTTGAAGAGTGGAACAGAATTTGTAATCACCAACTTGACAAG TTACTCGTGGTACGACGTTTTTGTTTACGCAGTATCTCAAGATGGACCAGGAGGATCAGAATACATGAGCTGGTCTCATCCAAGTATTGTTTTAACAGCAGAAGACA GACCAACTGGCGCTCCCTGGAATATGTCCGCTGTTGGAATCGTTGGAGGAAAGGAACTTTTAGTGACTTGGACCGAGCTGCTGTGTACTGCGGTCAACGGACTGCTAGAGAAGTACGTTATTTACTATCAAAGAGAGAATGAATCGGCTATCCAATCTGTGACGGCGTCTCCAAGTTGTACA ATCTACACTTTATCAAACTTGGAGCCTCTTGGCGAGTATTCAGTGTGGATGCGGGCTTTTACAGGTGCGGGAGGAGGTCTTCCTACTCCCATTGTCAGAGCGCGGACAACTAGAG TTTGCGAATGTTATTTACCGGGTTCGATGAACGAAAATTGTAACCTGACGACGGGCCAATGTTTGTgccgcgacggcgccgatgGACACAACTGTGACGCATGCATTCTATCACGAAAGCCATTCTTAAATATAACCGAATGTCTTG AAACAATTGACAACACTCCTTTCAACTGTCTCGATCCTCCTCGAGGGTGGCCAGATCAGTGCAACGACGTGGCTCTACCGTCGCGACCGCCAGCTCGCCTTCACGTCAGCGAAACGATACTCTCCGGCGACAGAGCTCTGCGAGATCACGTCAGCATATACTGGAATGGTTGGACGTGCTTCTTCACGTGCCCACTAACGTACACGTGGAAAGTCTATATTCTTGAGCGTCGAGACAACTTTCTCGAGATACCGCCTCGCTTTAGTCAGTCTCACCGAATCGATCCTCGTTATCCCATTTTCATTCAGTCATTCATTCATCCTTTGTCCGGAATGAATCTTATTGAACTGACTGTCGATCACGGCTCCTTAACCTCAGTCGTTCGAAGTCTCATCTTGGTTGACACAGTGGAAGGTTCCTCGGTTGCTTTATCAACTCGTCACAAGCTTCAGTTCACGTCGGCCGAATACAAAAACTGGCAAACCGATCAACGTCGACAAGATCTCAGTGTTAGCTGGGAAAATCATTTCTATAATACGTATATCAAGAGAAATCCGTCGCTGTTATTTCCTATTGAACGACCTCAGTTTggatacgacgtcgtcacacCGCCATTGTCGTTTTCCGGCATTCAAACGTATAATTATTCGGGAATCGTGTCTTTTGAACTGTCTCTTTATCAGAACAACGCTACCTGCGAGCGGCTGATCGCATCTCAGAATTTCACCGCTCTGTATCAGAACTGGGTCTATAGTCATCCGACTTCCTTTCAATCGGGCGAAACATACAAAGTTCAGATGACGGCGAAAGACATCTTTGGACACCATGCGTTCAGTTCGGCTTTGATTCACACAGACTTCACTCCACCGTCGATTACCGACGTTATCGTGTGGAGACGCAAGAGAAGTCTTATCAAAGATTTAGACTTTTGCTCAGGAGGTCGAACTGGATCGGTGTTCACTCTCGAATTTACGGCAATGGATGAGGAGAGCGgaatcgaaacgatcgaatggACCATCTTAGAGTCAAAGAGTTCATCGGCGAGCAAAGGACGCACCGGTAAAATTTCTTCGCAAAATCAG TCTCAATGTTTTGATCGTGACGAGTCTTCAACCTGCTATTGCGCTACCGACGGTGTGTGCGTTCTGAAAACGTTCACGTCTGGGCTTGAAGGATTGGAAACGCTTTTGGATAGCAACAGGTTCTACCTGACCATTCGGGCGAATAGTCGATCTGGATTGACAGCGACAtgggagaaagaaaatttcgtgACTAGGGGAGCGGTACTTTCTCCCACACTCGAAAGCTTGACACCAGCCATTAGAATGATGACGGTTACATGGTCACTTGACCGCTCTCCAACGAGATTTCTTGTGATTGTGTGCCAAACAGAATGTGAAACTTGTTTAGAAGTGAGCGTTGACGGATCGCAACGTGAAACAGTGGTTCCCGATTTAGAGCCCGTGACCACGTATAAAGTACAGATTACAGCGTTTGAAGGAAACAACTCGGGTTTGAGTGAATCTGgtgagacgacgacgcgtgaAGACA GTCCGGACCGGAGTCCTGTCGATATTGCGGTTGCGACTCTACCTGATAAAGAAGCTCTTGTAGTTTGGAAACCACCTGATCCGTCGCAGCAAAACGGCAACATCACGAAGTACAAAGTAGCAGTCGAGATTGAATACAGTTTAGATCAGTGGGTTTTGGCACAAGCCGAAATTGACATCGTCGCACCGCAGACAAACGCCACAGTGAGAAATCTCTTCTCTCGGCAAGAGTATCGGGTACGAGTTAGCGCGACAACGGCAGTTGGCTTCGGGCCATCGTCAGACCCCTACGAATTCACCACTCCGGAAGACG TTCCCGACGAGCCACCAGCAAACGTTTCGCTGGCTCGCATTACAAAAAGCAGCATAACGATTTCTTGGGAAGCGATACCTAGCAATAGTCGCAACGGTGTTATTCGTGACTACGTCGTCACGTACGTCCCTCAGGTGGGCGGTGAATCTGAGGAAACAGTAACGGTGCCCGGAACGGAGACGTCGGCTACGTTTAGCGGTCTTCTACCGTTCACACTTTACATCCTCAAAGTGAGCGGTAGAACGAGCAAAGGCCTCGGTCCGGTCAGCGACGATCTTATAGTGCGAACGAGCGAAGGCA TCAGCGGTCCTCCTTCATTTGGACGAGCTTATCCTGTGAGCTTGACAGCAATATCCATGAGCTGGGCGGCACCGTCGGAACCTCGCGGCGAGATTTTGGACTATCGCATTTTTGTATTTTCatcgtcaaatcgtcgccggcgcgATTTGGTGTCGTTGGCCTCTTTTGCCAACTTTACCGCTCAAAGAGACGAAACTAATATAATTATATCCAACCTAACGGAAGGAACGAACTATTCGATCTACATGCAAGCACGAACGTCGCAGGAACTAGGCGAAAAGAGCGCTCTCGTTCACGTCGCAACTCCAACGCAAA ttcctGAAGCTCCGCGAGGTCTGACGGCAAGGTCACATACGCCGAAAAGCATTTCAGTGTCGTGGCTAGCTCCGTCGGTTGGCAAGATCTCGCACTACGTAATCGTGTACAGCGTCGCAGATTATCAGAGAGGAAGAAAGCAgaacgtgacgacgtcagaaaagtcTTACGAACTCGATGGCTTGTCTCCGTACACTCTCTATCGAATTGAAGTGAATGCCGAAGGTGGAAATGCAAGTGCCGTCACGTTTGCCTATACACTCGAAGGAA CTCCTGGTCCACTTGGATCGTTTCGAATTCCCGTCGTTGGCGCATCGTCCGTTTTTCTCGAATGGGAACCTCCTAGATCACCAAACGGTCGGATTGGATATTCCTATCGCATTACTCAAACGGCTAAGGGATGGTCGACAGACATTGATCTGCGTCCGGGCGAACTTAGCTCGCCGGATGGCCCATTTTTTCAATGGAGAGTCGCCAATTTGACGGGATACACGGAATATCAGTTGTCCATGCGAGCCTTCAACATTCCCTTCCATCACCAAGGTCTTACGTCAGACTTACTTGTCATACGCACCAATCAAGGAA AGCCAGGCCCTCCTGAGGCCGTCCGAGTTGATGCGACGAGGCGAGCGACTCTACTCCTCTCGTGGTCTCCACCGAAGACACCCAACGGTATTATCACTTTGTACGAGATCACCACGCAGTGGGCCAACGCAACGGGAACACCAAAAACATTCAAAATCATTCACGAGAACAGTCCAACGGCACGGTTTCAAGAAGTAGAAGGACTCCAATATCCGGCACAGTATTCCATCATTATTCGAGCAAGGACGATATCGGGAGAGGGAGCTGGTAGCAAGCCATTCCTAATGTTTACAAAATTTGTAGATCCCGATGATAGGACGCCACGCAATGTCAGTCATTGGGATcttacgtcgacgtcggtgaCTTTGACTTGGCAACGACCGTTGTATCCGAATCTGCTGAACTATACTCTTGCTATTCGAATAGACCCATCTCTTCCATTCCTTGAACAGGTTATCAATGCTAATGAGACGAATGCAAGTGTAAAAGAGCTGAAGCCGAATACCCTTTTCTCGGCTACACTAGTTCCGGGTTACGCGGACGGATCACTTGGAGACACTGATCTTCATTATTTTCAGACGCCTCCATCTG CTCCGTCGTCTGCACCGCGAAATTTCACTGTCAGTCGAACAAACGAAAGCTCGACACTTCTTCTGAGTTGGATTTCACCTTTGGAATCTGACTTGAACGGTGTGTTGTGCCGCTACGTCGCGCGGTACTCGCCGGTAAACAGTCCTGATGACAAAAGGTCTATAAACATTGGCGCTGGAGATCACGAAGCGCTGCTTACAGAACTAATGCCGTATACCGT ACACAGAACTGGAGAAGGAG TCCCTGATAAACCAGACATTAGAGTGGTTGGCAGGAATTCGACGTGGGTGAAACTCGCGTGGGAAGTCAAGTCTAATGGTATTCTGCTTCGAGTGGAAGTAAACATATCGTTTGATCAAGGTCACGTACACAATACTTCAAACGTGACTGGAGAAGCGGAATTCTTTGGTCTCGAGCCTTACCATCGCTATACCGTGCGTATTCGAGCGCATTCCGGGCGAGGAGCGGGTGCATTTGGTACTCAAAACGTTTCTACGTGCGAAGCAG CCCCCCAGTCCGCGGCTGTGATTCACAATTGCGAAGCTCTTCAGGGAGATCAAGGCAAAGTGAAGGCGATTCGATTAAATTACACGGACGTTTCTATGTCTGACTGGCGTGGTGAACGTCGAGGTTACCGTGTCAATTTGTTCAAGGGGAACGAAACGGGCATGATTGGGAAAGTCTTTAATGATACCAAGTACATCGGGAAAACGGTCGGTGGATCAGATGTCTTGGACCTCGATGAGTCTACGATTGACTTGGATCAGTGGTACACGGTAACTATGGAAGCTGAAACTGTCGCTGATTGCGGACAAACAAACGTCGGTCCGAGTAGTGATCTTTGCCATCTCCTTATTCCGGCGCCCG AGAGTGACATGACGATGACCATTGCAGTAGCTGTTTCTCTAGCCGTACTGGTACTAATCGTGCTTTTTGTAATCTGCGTGCGAAAGAAACATCGTCAGGCAAAAGTGGAAGTCATGCAGCCACAAGACATACAGGAGCAACACCAAAACTTGAACAACGGAGAAACTCGCTGGCTCATGGCGTGGCCAACGTACGACGAATTCCAATTCCGCAAGGACCGTCTCCAAATGGCAGAAGAACTCGGCGAAGGTCAATTTGGAAAAGTCTATTTCGCCTGGGCCACGGGCATTGTCAGAGGCGAAGAAAGAACGCAAGTTGCGGTGAAAACGATGAAACGAGGGTCGTCGCAGGAAACGGCTGAAGATTTCcgaaaggaaatggaaatcaTGATGGACTTCGATCATCCGAACATTGTCCGTCTTCTAGGAATCTGCACGCACGACGAACCTCTCTATCTCATCACGGAACTGATGAAACACGGCGACTTGAAGGCCTACATTCAAAAAGCTCGTCCCAACGAGGTGCATCCGCGtccttttctctcgatcgcgcAACTGATCGACATCGCCACTCAGGCAGCATCCGGCGCAGCCTATCTCGCGTCGCGCAAGTTCGTTCATCGTGACATCGCCGCGCGAAactgtctcgtcggcgaaaacgacgatcaATTGTCGGTGAAGATCTCCGACTTTGGAATGGCGAGAGATGTGTATCAGGAAGAGTATTATCGTCGCAGAGGCGGCATGATGCCGATTCGATGGATGGCGCCGGAAGCGATCACCGACGGGAAATACACAGTCGAATCGGACGTCTGGTCTCTGGGCGTTCTTTTATGGGAGATCTTCGTGCTTGGCTGTCAGCCGTATTTTGGTAAAAGCAACGAGCAAGTAATCGGCGGTATTCTTCAGGGTAGCTTGAGTTTGGAGTGTCCGCCGCTTTGTCCCCGGTCCGTGTTCCAGCTTATGCTTCGCTGCTGGGAGAGGAATCCGTCTGAAAGAATCACGTCAGAAGTCGTGGCCAGCTCTTTGCAGAATATGATAGATTTGGGCGGCACGTCTACGAGTTATCTAGATATGACTCCGACTCAATCAAAGCCGCCCGTTCACGTGGATTACACGCCGATGAGTCCCGTCACTCCTTCTGGCACGAAATTGGATCCCAtgttcgaagaagaagctctGTTGTCTCAGTCAAAAAGCGCTTACTTAGATATGAGTGGTGGCGATGTTCctaagaaggagaaaaagaaactgtCATCTCAAGGAACGGATTACGCCAACGCTGTGCAGGATTTATGCGGCACATCTGCGAGTTATTTAGATATGACGCCGACTCAATCAAAATTGTCCGTTCAAGAGGATTACACGCCGATGAGTCCTGCTACTCCATCTGGCACCAAATTAGAGCCCatgtttgaagaagaacCTCTGTTGCCTCAATCCAAAAACGGCTACGTAGATATGAGCGGTGCTGATGTTCCTTCTGCGCCGAGCGGTCAGAAGCGTATTACGTACGTGGAAGTTCAACCGAAAGAGCGTGAAGAGGTggaacagaagaagaaattggcaTCTCGGAATCCGGCCGCTTACGCGAATGTCACGGTCAGCACAGAGGATTTGGAAGCAGCGGCCGCAGAAACTGGCAGTACCGGTAAGGATGATATCCTATAG